The following are encoded together in the Nocardioides okcheonensis genome:
- a CDS encoding glycosyltransferase, which translates to MTRAEVAIAHDYLTQRGGAERVVLTLMRAFPEAAVHTTLYDPEGTYPEFAGADVRVSPLNRVSTFRRDHRLALPLLAPAASRLRVDADVVVASSSGWAHGFDTPEGTRTVVYCHNPARWLYQTDEYLGGPAWRSPLGPPVLALRPFLRKWDRGRADRVDVYLANSRVVQRRIRETYGRDAELLPPPHGMDASAPREPVPELDGWEPGYALVVSRLLPYKNVDAVIEAVRGTGRRLVVVGRGPEEARLRATLPDNVRLLGGLPDAQLRAVYGDAGVLVAVSHEDFGLAPLEAAAFGVPAVALRGGGFLETVLEGETGVFVDRPDPDLIATGLARSDAERWDPARLQARAEEFGERRFIERIRAVAFQEGRVG; encoded by the coding sequence ATGACCCGCGCCGAGGTGGCGATCGCCCACGACTACCTGACGCAGCGCGGCGGCGCCGAGCGGGTCGTGCTGACGCTCATGCGGGCCTTCCCCGAGGCCGCGGTGCACACCACGCTCTACGACCCCGAGGGCACCTACCCCGAGTTCGCGGGCGCCGACGTCCGCGTCTCGCCGCTCAACCGCGTGAGCACCTTCCGCCGCGACCACCGCCTCGCCCTCCCGCTGCTCGCCCCGGCCGCGTCGCGGCTGCGCGTCGACGCCGACGTCGTCGTCGCGTCCAGCAGCGGCTGGGCGCACGGCTTCGACACCCCCGAGGGCACCCGCACGGTCGTCTACTGCCACAACCCCGCCCGCTGGCTCTACCAGACCGACGAGTACCTCGGTGGCCCCGCGTGGCGCTCGCCGCTCGGGCCGCCGGTCCTGGCGCTGCGCCCGTTCCTGCGCAAGTGGGACCGCGGCCGCGCCGACAGGGTCGACGTCTACCTCGCCAACAGCCGGGTCGTGCAGAGGCGGATCCGCGAGACCTACGGCCGCGACGCCGAGCTGCTGCCTCCTCCGCACGGGATGGACGCCTCCGCCCCGCGCGAGCCGGTCCCCGAGCTCGACGGCTGGGAGCCCGGCTACGCCCTCGTCGTCTCGCGGCTGCTGCCCTACAAGAACGTCGATGCCGTGATCGAGGCGGTGCGCGGGACCGGGCGCCGGCTCGTCGTCGTCGGCCGCGGCCCCGAGGAGGCGCGGCTGCGCGCCACGCTGCCCGACAACGTACGCCTCCTCGGCGGGCTGCCCGACGCCCAGCTGCGGGCGGTCTACGGCGACGCCGGCGTGCTCGTCGCCGTCAGCCACGAGGACTTCGGGCTCGCCCCGCTCGAGGCCGCCGCCTTCGGCGTGCCCGCGGTCGCGCTGCGCGGCGGCGGCTTCCTCGAGACCGTCCTCGAGGGCGAGACGGGCGTCTTCGTCGACCGCCCCGACCCCGACCTGATCGCGACCGGCCTCGCCCGGTCCGACGCGGAGCGCTGGGACCCTGCAAGACTGCAGGCTCGGGCAGAGGAGTTCGGCGAGCGACGCTTCATCGAGCGGATCCGCGCCGTGGCGTTCCAGGAAGGCAGGGTGGGCTGA
- a CDS encoding glycosyltransferase family 4 protein: protein MAERVFLAANNADLGGGEQMVVRTAAALVSLGRPVTVVAPDSPTDVLDAAAGVGADVVAIRADGRRDHLLRLRAWDRAERDGVLWCHGLVPALATAGHRRRLVHLHQLPRSPQQWAALRVARTRSDRLLVPSTHLAGRVPGAEVLANWTDDVARRPRPAPSGRIGFLGRLSSDKGLDVLARAVAAGDGTLVVGGDDRWVPDEQAAPVRAALAALGERAELLGRVAPVALLERCDVVAFPSRVPESFGLVVAEAMAAGVPFVVSDAGAMPEVAGPDHPWVARAGDVDDLARVLALALHADAAVVRDVTDRARARWEAEYSPEAGRSRVRRLLAELDR from the coding sequence ATGGCTGAGCGGGTCTTCCTCGCCGCCAACAACGCCGACCTCGGCGGCGGCGAGCAGATGGTGGTCCGCACCGCGGCCGCCCTGGTGTCGCTCGGACGACCGGTCACCGTCGTGGCGCCGGACTCCCCGACGGACGTGCTCGACGCGGCCGCCGGAGTCGGGGCCGACGTGGTCGCGATCCGCGCCGACGGACGTCGCGACCACCTGCTGCGGCTGCGGGCCTGGGACCGTGCCGAGCGCGACGGCGTGCTGTGGTGCCACGGACTGGTGCCGGCGCTCGCCACCGCCGGGCACCGGCGCCGGCTGGTCCACCTCCACCAGCTGCCGCGCTCGCCGCAGCAGTGGGCGGCGCTGCGCGTGGCCCGCACCCGCAGCGACCGGCTGCTGGTGCCGTCGACCCACCTCGCCGGCCGGGTCCCCGGGGCCGAGGTGCTCGCGAACTGGACCGACGACGTAGCCCGCCGGCCGCGCCCCGCCCCGAGCGGACGGATCGGCTTCCTCGGCCGGCTGTCCAGCGACAAGGGTCTCGACGTGCTCGCCCGCGCGGTCGCCGCGGGCGACGGCACGCTCGTCGTCGGCGGCGACGACCGCTGGGTGCCCGACGAGCAGGCCGCGCCGGTCCGCGCGGCGCTCGCCGCGCTCGGCGAGCGGGCCGAGCTGCTGGGCCGGGTCGCCCCGGTCGCCCTGCTCGAGCGCTGCGACGTGGTCGCCTTCCCGAGCCGGGTGCCCGAGTCGTTCGGGCTCGTCGTCGCCGAGGCGATGGCCGCCGGCGTCCCGTTCGTGGTCTCCGACGCGGGCGCGATGCCCGAGGTCGCCGGGCCCGACCACCCGTGGGTCGCGCGCGCCGGCGACGTCGACGACCTCGCCCGGGTGCTGGCGCTCGCGCTGCACGCGGACGCCGCCGTCGTCCGGGACGTGACCGACCGGGCCCGCGCGCGGTGGGAGGCCGAGTACTCCCCCGAGGCCGGCCGGTCGCGGGTCCGCCGGCTGCTCGCGGAGCTCGACCGATGA
- a CDS encoding O-antigen ligase family protein — MSRVESPWNLPDRSVDRADEADREVRITDFVLLASLPFRTVEVAGFPLNELTMAALVGLCLLRPARAGARLPSPVVILGGALVAVLLWSGIANQVDWTRRMGHVAILAGLVWAFGTGRVSLRSAGLGLATGVVGVIGLALVGIGGAAYEGRLTGFLGDPNAGAYFIVVLGALAIFFADERWKVRLALAVPVLAGLVLSYSRTGLLAGAFVVVWVLVGRRLGIVGGAAAAAGLVWIVDNIPKGLTTFGPFSDRSGSDNLRDRIIAQERVQLADAPWYGHGPGTAKVNIKDLEFFFHNSYLATRQEGGWIALLLVLGLLAFAFLRLSAQSRRGDLVAAGAQAAILGVAVMAVTLGEVLLDTPMAIAVGFALGRALHARGAPDG, encoded by the coding sequence ATGAGCCGCGTCGAGTCGCCCTGGAACCTGCCGGACCGCAGCGTCGACCGGGCCGACGAGGCTGACCGCGAGGTCCGGATCACCGACTTCGTGCTGCTGGCCAGCCTGCCGTTCCGGACCGTCGAGGTCGCCGGGTTCCCGCTCAACGAGCTCACCATGGCGGCGCTCGTCGGCCTGTGCCTGCTGCGTCCGGCCCGCGCGGGCGCCCGGCTGCCGTCGCCCGTCGTGATCCTGGGCGGCGCGCTGGTCGCGGTGCTGCTCTGGTCGGGGATCGCCAACCAGGTCGACTGGACCCGGCGGATGGGCCACGTCGCGATCCTCGCCGGGCTGGTGTGGGCGTTCGGCACCGGGCGGGTGTCGCTGCGCTCGGCCGGGCTCGGTCTCGCGACCGGCGTGGTCGGGGTGATCGGGCTGGCCCTGGTCGGCATCGGCGGCGCCGCCTACGAGGGCCGGCTCACCGGCTTCCTCGGCGACCCCAACGCCGGGGCGTACTTCATCGTGGTGCTCGGCGCGCTCGCGATCTTCTTCGCCGACGAGCGGTGGAAGGTGCGGCTGGCGCTGGCCGTCCCGGTCCTCGCCGGACTGGTGCTGAGCTACTCCCGCACCGGCCTGCTCGCCGGGGCGTTCGTGGTCGTCTGGGTCCTGGTCGGCCGGCGCCTCGGGATCGTGGGCGGCGCGGCGGCCGCGGCCGGCCTGGTCTGGATCGTCGACAACATCCCGAAGGGCCTGACCACCTTCGGGCCCTTCTCCGACCGCTCCGGCAGCGACAACCTGCGCGACCGGATCATCGCCCAGGAGCGGGTCCAGCTCGCCGACGCACCCTGGTACGGCCACGGCCCCGGCACCGCGAAGGTCAACATCAAGGACCTCGAGTTCTTCTTCCACAACAGCTATCTCGCGACCCGCCAGGAGGGCGGCTGGATCGCGCTGCTGCTGGTCCTCGGGCTCCTCGCGTTCGCGTTCCTGCGGCTCTCCGCGCAGTCGCGGCGCGGGGACCTCGTCGCCGCGGGCGCCCAGGCGGCGATCCTCGGCGTCGCGGTCATGGCGGTCACGCTCGGCGAGGTGCTGCTCGACACCCCGATGGCGATCGCCGTCGGCTTCGCCCTCGGCCGGGCCCTGCACGCACGCGGAGCACCGGATGGCTGA
- a CDS encoding glycosyltransferase family 4 protein encodes MVLTPPTALWAIPVSDLAGVARHVLDVAREGIPGWRLVFLAPPGALPERLRGLGAKVAEGPFGPDHGLRASVATLRGAVRRERPAVVHTHLAHADIVAALAVGRGPRLVSTEHGIARDDVVYHRSGAKTRLMAAAHTARMRRAHAAIAVSRATAEAMAEKWHPRVPVTVVPNGVDPVASPPRAPGLRVLSLARLSPEKRLPALLDGFAALRRDHPDATLTLAGTGPEEPALRAQVERLGLTAAVDLPGFVDPERAMADHDVLAMLSVWENCSYALLDAAVRGMGVVASDVGGNPEILPARSLVRAEDPAAVAAALAAQGLDAGARPGLERWPTVSEMCARTAEVYAAAGAGR; translated from the coding sequence ATGGTTCTGACCCCACCCACCGCGCTGTGGGCGATCCCGGTCAGCGACCTCGCCGGGGTCGCCCGCCACGTGCTGGACGTGGCCCGGGAGGGCATCCCGGGCTGGCGGCTGGTGTTCCTCGCCCCGCCCGGTGCCCTGCCGGAGCGGCTGCGCGGCCTGGGCGCGAAAGTGGCGGAGGGCCCGTTCGGCCCCGACCACGGCCTGCGCGCCTCCGTCGCCACGCTGCGTGGGGCCGTACGCCGCGAGCGGCCCGCGGTGGTGCACACCCACCTCGCCCACGCCGACATCGTCGCCGCGCTCGCGGTCGGCCGCGGTCCGCGGCTGGTGAGCACCGAGCACGGGATCGCGCGCGACGACGTGGTCTACCACCGCTCGGGTGCGAAGACCCGGCTGATGGCCGCGGCCCACACCGCGCGGATGCGCCGCGCGCACGCGGCGATCGCGGTGAGCCGGGCGACCGCCGAGGCGATGGCGGAGAAGTGGCACCCCCGGGTGCCCGTGACCGTGGTGCCCAACGGGGTCGACCCCGTGGCCTCCCCTCCGCGCGCCCCGGGCCTGCGCGTGCTGTCGCTCGCCCGGCTGTCGCCGGAGAAGCGGCTGCCCGCGCTGCTCGACGGGTTCGCGGCGCTGCGCCGCGACCACCCCGACGCGACGCTGACCCTCGCCGGCACCGGGCCCGAGGAGCCCGCCCTGCGGGCGCAGGTCGAGCGGCTCGGCCTCACCGCCGCCGTCGACCTGCCCGGCTTCGTCGACCCCGAGCGGGCGATGGCCGACCACGACGTGCTGGCCATGCTGTCGGTGTGGGAGAACTGCTCCTACGCCCTGCTCGACGCCGCCGTCCGCGGCATGGGCGTCGTCGCCAGCGACGTCGGCGGCAACCCCGAGATCCTGCCCGCGCGCTCGCTCGTGCGCGCGGAGGACCCGGCGGCGGTCGCCGCGGCCCTGGCCGCCCAGGGGCTCGACGCGGGCGCCCGCCCCGGGCTCGAGCGGTGGCCCACCGTGTCCGAGATGTGCGCGCGGACGGCGGAGGTCTACGCCGCGGCGGGGGCGGGCCGATGA
- a CDS encoding acylneuraminate cytidylyltransferase family protein yields the protein MTLCVIPARGGSKGVPRKNLLDVGGKPLIVWTIEQALATPGLDVLVSTDDEEIATVARDAGARVPWLRPAELAQDTTPTEPVVRHAIEQVTAERGRPDAVMLLQATSPVRHPDTLARALAELAATGVDSLVGVVEQPPFIWQAGDPPTAAYDVAARPRRQDLTPEARRYRETGSLYLTRTEVYEQHDNRLGGRIGLFVMAEDEGIDIDTELDVALAARLLMGR from the coding sequence GTGACGCTCTGCGTGATCCCCGCCCGCGGCGGGTCGAAGGGCGTGCCCCGCAAGAACCTGCTCGACGTCGGCGGCAAGCCGCTCATCGTCTGGACGATCGAGCAGGCGCTCGCCACCCCCGGTCTCGACGTCCTGGTCTCCACCGACGACGAGGAGATCGCGACCGTTGCGCGTGACGCCGGCGCACGGGTCCCGTGGCTGCGGCCCGCCGAGCTCGCGCAGGACACCACGCCCACCGAGCCGGTCGTGCGCCACGCGATCGAGCAGGTCACCGCGGAGCGCGGCCGGCCCGACGCGGTGATGCTGCTGCAGGCCACGTCGCCGGTGCGCCACCCCGACACCCTCGCCCGCGCCCTCGCCGAGCTCGCCGCGACCGGGGTCGACTCCCTGGTCGGCGTCGTCGAGCAGCCCCCCTTCATCTGGCAGGCCGGCGACCCGCCCACCGCGGCCTACGACGTCGCCGCCCGCCCCCGCCGCCAGGACCTCACGCCCGAGGCCCGGCGCTACCGCGAGACGGGCTCGCTCTACCTCACCCGCACCGAGGTCTACGAGCAGCACGACAACCGCCTCGGCGGCCGGATCGGGCTGTTCGTGATGGCCGAGGACGAGGGCATCGACATCGACACCGAGCTCGACGTCGCGCTGGCGGCCCGTTTGCTGATGGGACGTTGA
- a CDS encoding N-acetylneuraminate synthase family protein: protein MIIERDLTPYVVYSGDPVLRALEKITANKARVIFLVDSHGHLDGVLSDGDFRRWVSTAASLTVDVPAIEAANTSPRSLPIGSSPAEISHAFGSGIDHVALVDDRGHLVAVAINRADELRIGRHVVAADAPTLLISEIGINHQGDVSLAKRLVDLSVEAGADVVKFQLRDMESVYRQGSSGSGGEDLGPQYTLDLLAKYNLEADQLFEVFDHCRDVGVDVMCTAWDPVSVDRLVDYGVPSLKVASADMTNHALLRHMAASGTPMVISTGMSTEGEIRETVDVVRSTGVPHAFLHCQSTYPAPFKDVNLAYLTRLAELTQAPVGYSGHERGFHVPVAAVALGARIIEKHFTVDRDLEGNDHKVSLLPGEFREMVQRVREVEEALGTAAPRAVSTGEMMNRVNLAKSLVAARRIEVGEVLTAADVDIKSPGRGLQPNAFDKLVGRATTRVLEAGDFFYATDLGDAAPKGRAYDFRRPWGLAVRYHDVDAMTKDTTPDFLEFHFSYKDLDLPVEEVFAAYPDGLPMGFTTHSPDLFAGDFLLNLASEDDAHWERSIRELQRVVDTTREMQQHFTRHADAKGASEGPVIVASLGGFTTDAFVAPAERERMYARVAAGLARVDDSGVRLCAQTLPPYPWYMGGQLYCNLFVDPRDTAAFAEQHDRRLCFDVSHSKLSANYLGMSFGEATDLLAPHTEHLHLVDATGVDGEGVQVGDGEIDWAVLAQQLDAMAPGVSFIPEIWQGHVNDGEGFWIALERLEQWF from the coding sequence TTGATCATCGAGCGTGACCTCACGCCGTACGTCGTCTACTCGGGCGACCCGGTCCTGCGCGCACTGGAGAAGATCACCGCCAACAAGGCGCGGGTGATCTTCCTCGTCGACTCCCACGGCCACCTCGACGGCGTCCTGTCCGACGGCGACTTCCGCCGCTGGGTCAGCACCGCCGCGAGCCTCACCGTCGACGTGCCGGCGATCGAGGCCGCCAACACGTCGCCGCGGAGCCTGCCGATCGGCAGCAGCCCGGCGGAGATCTCCCACGCCTTCGGCTCCGGCATCGACCACGTCGCGCTCGTCGACGACCGCGGCCACCTCGTGGCGGTCGCGATCAACCGCGCCGACGAGCTGCGCATCGGGCGCCACGTCGTCGCGGCCGACGCCCCGACGCTGCTGATCTCCGAGATCGGCATCAACCACCAGGGCGACGTCTCGCTCGCCAAGCGCCTTGTCGACCTGTCCGTCGAGGCCGGCGCCGACGTCGTGAAGTTCCAGCTGCGCGACATGGAGTCGGTCTACCGGCAGGGCTCGTCCGGCTCCGGCGGGGAGGACCTCGGCCCCCAGTACACCCTCGACCTGCTCGCGAAGTACAACCTCGAGGCCGACCAGCTCTTCGAGGTCTTCGACCACTGCCGCGACGTCGGCGTCGACGTCATGTGCACCGCCTGGGACCCGGTCAGCGTCGACCGGCTCGTCGACTACGGCGTCCCGTCGCTGAAGGTCGCGTCCGCCGACATGACCAACCACGCGCTGCTGCGGCACATGGCCGCCAGCGGCACCCCGATGGTGATCTCGACCGGCATGTCGACCGAGGGCGAGATCCGCGAGACCGTCGACGTGGTCCGCAGCACCGGCGTGCCGCACGCCTTCCTGCACTGCCAGTCGACCTACCCGGCGCCGTTCAAGGACGTCAACCTCGCCTACCTGACCCGGCTCGCCGAGCTCACCCAGGCGCCGGTCGGCTACTCCGGTCACGAGCGCGGCTTCCACGTCCCGGTCGCCGCCGTCGCGCTGGGCGCGCGGATCATCGAGAAGCACTTCACCGTCGACCGCGACCTCGAGGGCAACGACCACAAGGTCAGCCTGCTGCCGGGCGAGTTCAGGGAGATGGTGCAGCGGGTCCGCGAGGTCGAGGAGGCGCTCGGCACCGCCGCGCCGCGCGCGGTCTCCACCGGCGAGATGATGAACCGGGTCAACCTCGCCAAGTCGCTCGTCGCCGCCCGCCGGATCGAGGTCGGCGAGGTGCTCACCGCCGCCGACGTCGACATCAAGAGCCCCGGGCGCGGCCTGCAGCCCAACGCGTTCGACAAGCTCGTCGGCCGCGCCACGACCCGCGTGCTGGAGGCGGGCGACTTCTTCTACGCCACCGACCTCGGCGACGCCGCGCCGAAGGGCCGCGCCTACGACTTCCGGCGCCCGTGGGGGCTCGCCGTCCGCTACCACGACGTCGACGCGATGACGAAGGACACCACCCCCGACTTCCTGGAGTTCCACTTCTCCTACAAGGACCTCGACCTGCCGGTCGAGGAGGTGTTCGCGGCCTACCCCGACGGCCTGCCGATGGGCTTCACCACCCACTCCCCCGACCTGTTCGCCGGCGACTTCCTGCTCAACCTCGCCTCCGAGGACGACGCCCACTGGGAGCGCTCGATCCGCGAGCTCCAGCGCGTCGTCGACACCACGCGCGAGATGCAGCAGCACTTCACGAGGCACGCCGACGCGAAGGGGGCGTCCGAGGGCCCGGTCATCGTGGCGAGCCTCGGCGGCTTCACCACCGACGCCTTCGTCGCACCGGCCGAGCGCGAGCGGATGTACGCCCGGGTCGCCGCCGGGCTCGCCCGGGTGGACGACTCCGGCGTCCGGCTCTGCGCGCAGACGCTGCCGCCCTACCCGTGGTACATGGGCGGCCAGCTCTACTGCAACCTGTTCGTCGACCCGCGCGACACCGCCGCGTTCGCCGAGCAGCACGACCGCCGCCTGTGCTTCGACGTGTCCCACTCCAAGCTGTCGGCCAACTACCTCGGCATGTCGTTCGGCGAGGCGACCGACCTCCTCGCGCCGCACACCGAGCACCTGCACCTCGTCGACGCGACCGGCGTCGACGGCGAGGGCGTGCAGGTCGGCGACGGCGAGATCGACTGGGCCGTGCTCGCCCAGCAGCTCGACGCGATGGCGCCCGGGGTCAGCTTCATCCCCGAGATCTGGCAGGGCCACGTCAACGACGGGGAGGGCTTCTGGATCGCCCTGGAGCGGTTGGAGCAATGGTTCTGA